The Treponema pectinovorum genome includes a window with the following:
- the era gene encoding GTPase Era: protein MEDSISNKNQSDVGEKTALVTIIGRPSAGKSTFLNTASGEMISIVSAIPQTTRNAIKGIVNTSLGQLVFVDTPGYHQSDKKMNLKMRNIVADGLSNADAILYMIDSTRACGEEEKLITSLLKGHENKIVVAINKIDEKNSLPKKSADFVKAELPDLLEQNIFETSAKEDKGINEVLKALYALAPVAPHLYPEEYYTDQEVDFRIAEVIRQEAINRLEQEIPHCLYVQIADMEMRSPNKMWCRAFLCVEKESQKGIVIGKGANMIKAIRLESIKQLNKLFDYRIDLDLQVKVVKNWRQNDIVLNKLLK, encoded by the coding sequence ATGGAAGATTCTATTTCTAACAAAAATCAAAGCGATGTTGGCGAAAAAACCGCCCTCGTAACGATAATCGGCCGACCGTCTGCCGGCAAATCCACTTTTTTAAACACTGCCTCTGGCGAAATGATTAGCATTGTAAGTGCAATTCCGCAGACAACTCGCAACGCAATCAAAGGAATTGTAAATACTTCGCTCGGTCAACTCGTTTTTGTTGATACACCAGGCTACCACCAGTCAGACAAAAAAATGAACTTAAAAATGCGAAACATCGTTGCAGATGGACTTTCTAATGCGGATGCAATTTTATACATGATTGATTCGACGCGTGCCTGTGGCGAAGAAGAAAAATTGATAACTTCTTTATTAAAAGGGCACGAAAACAAGATTGTCGTTGCTATAAATAAGATAGATGAAAAAAATTCTTTGCCAAAAAAGTCAGCAGATTTTGTTAAAGCGGAACTTCCAGATTTGCTAGAACAAAATATCTTTGAAACTTCTGCAAAAGAAGACAAAGGCATTAACGAAGTTTTAAAAGCTTTATATGCACTTGCACCTGTTGCTCCACACCTTTACCCAGAAGAATATTATACAGACCAGGAAGTTGACTTTAGGATTGCAGAAGTTATTAGACAAGAAGCTATAAACAGACTTGAGCAGGAAATTCCACATTGCCTGTATGTGCAGATTGCAGATATGGAAATGCGCTCACCTAACAAAATGTGGTGCCGCGCTTTTTTGTGCGTAGAAAAAGAAAGCCAAAAAGGAATTGTAATTGGTAAAGGCGCAAACATGATTAAGGCAATACGTTTGGAGTCTATTAAGCAGTTGAATAAACTTTTTGACTACAGGATTGACCTTGATTTACAGGTTAAAGTTGTAAAGAATTGGCGTCAAAATGATATTGTTTTAAATAAGCTGCTTAAATAA
- the glgX gene encoding glycogen debranching protein GlgX: MEQIRILPGHPWNKGAVYADGGVNFCVFSRNATAIELNLFKKSDDSKPYKTILLDSKINRTGDLWHVFVAGLKPGALYLYRVFGPFEPSQGHRFDSKRYLYDPKAYALTEGSLFKNETPCSPCPLEKMPKCVVVDHSSYEWNGDKPLSHPLNQTIIYELHLKGFTASKTSNTRHPGTYRGVIEKIPYLKELGITAVELMPIQEFDEYENTNVNPQNGKRLVNYWGYSTVCFFAPKASYSSNKKNGQCVNEFKDMVKAFHKAGIEVILDVVFNHTAEGNENGVSLNFRGFDNSIYYQLVANHKNYYLNFSGCGNSLNCNHPVVQDYIIDCLRYWVREMHIDGFRFDLASVMSRDEKGFLTSEAPLPRRISEDPVLRDIKIIAESWDAAGAYQVGSFPGGRWCEWNDKFRDSIRQFIRGDENFSTQAATRISGSSDLYQPSHRKPIHSINYVCSHDGFTMNDLVSFNYKHNEQNGEENRDGTNSNFSFNNGFEGETSNPKIESTRLIQIKNFFVALLLSQGVPMFLMGDEVRRSQGGNNNLYCHDSESAYFNWNNRIKNAELFSFVKALISLRMRHRVFTRTDFFEGQKSASDISPADITWFNYDGLTPDWSKMNKFLAFRLGGGAGNGKLEEDCDFYVAFNTNIHDITVRLPLATVGRKWFRVLDTSIEGKGCIVSAGSEEEILNQEKYVILSNSVVVLVSK; the protein is encoded by the coding sequence ATGGAACAGATTAGAATTCTTCCAGGACATCCATGGAATAAGGGTGCAGTTTATGCCGACGGAGGAGTTAATTTTTGTGTATTTAGTCGCAATGCTACTGCTATAGAATTAAATCTTTTTAAGAAGAGTGACGATTCAAAACCCTATAAAACCATACTACTGGATTCAAAAATAAACAGAACTGGAGATTTGTGGCACGTTTTTGTTGCAGGCTTAAAACCTGGCGCACTTTATCTATACAGAGTTTTTGGTCCATTTGAACCAAGTCAAGGGCATCGATTTGATTCAAAACGTTATCTATACGACCCAAAGGCTTATGCTTTAACAGAAGGTTCGCTTTTTAAAAACGAAACTCCTTGTTCACCTTGCCCCCTAGAAAAAATGCCAAAATGTGTGGTTGTAGACCACTCTTCTTATGAATGGAACGGCGACAAACCTCTATCGCATCCTTTAAACCAAACTATAATTTATGAACTTCATTTAAAAGGCTTTACAGCGTCTAAAACTTCAAATACTCGCCATCCTGGAACTTACCGCGGAGTAATCGAAAAAATTCCTTATCTAAAAGAGTTGGGAATAACCGCAGTAGAACTTATGCCAATTCAAGAATTTGATGAATACGAAAACACAAATGTAAATCCTCAAAATGGTAAACGACTTGTCAACTATTGGGGATACAGCACAGTTTGTTTTTTTGCACCAAAGGCTTCGTATTCATCAAATAAAAAAAATGGGCAGTGCGTAAACGAATTTAAAGATATGGTAAAAGCGTTTCACAAAGCAGGAATCGAAGTGATTTTGGATGTGGTTTTTAATCACACTGCGGAAGGCAACGAAAATGGAGTTTCGCTAAATTTTCGAGGTTTTGATAATTCAATTTATTATCAACTTGTTGCAAATCACAAAAATTATTACTTGAATTTTTCTGGTTGCGGAAATAGTTTAAATTGTAATCATCCTGTTGTTCAAGATTATATAATCGACTGCTTGCGCTATTGGGTGCGAGAAATGCATATTGATGGCTTTAGATTTGACCTTGCAAGTGTTATGAGCCGCGACGAAAAAGGTTTTTTAACTTCAGAAGCCCCTTTGCCGCGCAGGATCAGCGAAGACCCCGTGTTGCGCGATATAAAAATTATTGCAGAATCGTGGGATGCCGCTGGAGCGTATCAAGTGGGTTCGTTTCCTGGTGGCAGATGGTGCGAATGGAACGATAAATTCAGGGATTCGATAAGACAGTTTATACGAGGTGATGAAAATTTTTCGACACAGGCAGCAACTAGAATTTCTGGTTCCAGCGATTTGTACCAGCCGAGCCACAGAAAGCCGATTCATTCAATAAATTACGTTTGCAGTCACGACGGTTTTACGATGAACGACCTTGTTTCGTTCAACTATAAACACAACGAGCAAAACGGAGAAGAAAACCGCGACGGAACAAATTCAAATTTTAGTTTTAACAACGGTTTTGAAGGCGAAACTTCTAATCCAAAAATAGAAAGCACAAGGCTTATTCAGATAAAAAACTTTTTTGTCGCTCTGCTTTTAAGTCAAGGCGTTCCAATGTTTTTAATGGGCGATGAAGTGCGCAGAAGTCAAGGCGGAAACAACAACCTTTACTGCCACGACAGCGAAAGCGCTTATTTTAACTGGAATAACAGGATAAAAAATGCAGAACTTTTTTCTTTTGTAAAAGCGCTTATAAGCCTTAGAATGAGACATAGAGTTTTTACTCGAACAGATTTTTTTGAAGGTCAAAAGTCTGCAAGCGACATAAGCCCTGCCGATATAACTTGGTTTAATTACGACGGGCTTACTCCAGATTGGTCAAAAATGAATAAGTTTTTGGCGTTTAGGCTGGGCGGAGGAGCAGGTAACGGTAAACTGGAAGAGGATTGTGATTTTTATGTTGCTTTTAACACGAATATTCACGATATAACTGTAAGGCTTCCTCTGGCAACTGTTGGCCGAAAATGGTTTAGAGTTTTGGACACTTCAATCGAAGGAAAAGGTTGCATAGTGAGTGCAGGTAGCGAGGAAGAAATTCTAAATCAGGAAAAATATGTTATTCTATCCAACAGTGTTGTTGTATTGGTAAGTAAATAA
- a CDS encoding glycogen/starch/alpha-glucan phosphorylase — protein sequence MRFDAELFRKNLAARLRRQYGKDISQATNHNLFDAVSASVQELIIPAWMATRRQYEKKPVKQVYYLSAEFLMGRALSNNLLNLGIKDEVKKVLKDMDINYDVIEDEEPDAGLGNGGLGRLAACFLDSLATLDYPGHGYGIRYEYGMFEQRIEKGYQVEYPDNWLKHRDPWEVKRSDLEVRVKFGGEIKYGKTPDGQDRFYIENAEEVIATPYDMPVVGFQTNTVNTLRLWQASSPNGFDLQLFNEMRYNEAVFNQNNAENITRVLYPNDNGPQGKTLRLKQQYFFCSASLQDLVHHYVINYGTDFSKFPDLHAIQLNDTHPVVAIPELMRILMDEYSIGWDEAWNIVSKTFAYTNHTILAEALEKWDISIFQNLLPRIYQIVEEINRRFLIELRSRYPEDYKKQNHMSIIHDGKIYMAWLAIHSCFSVNGVASLHTQLLKEKELKDWYELYPQKFNNKTNGITQRRWLCDSNPELSKFITKRIGHGWEKDLTKLIELEKFCDDDESLRELIEIKQHNKEVLVDYLKHTQNDFLDPDSIFDVQVKRLHEYKRQLLNIFHIMYLYNRITQNPTFDIPNRTFIFGAKSASGYRRAKIIIKLINTVAERVNNDRRVGGKLRVVFVENYRVSVAEKIFPAADVSEQISTAGKEASGTSNMKFMVNGALTLGTMDGANIEIFEEAGKENGFPFGLTSEDIFKMESEHSYNPQTYLERNPALAKVVNQLIDGTYDPTHQLFKEIHDSLIYGVEGQRPDPYYVLADFELYVKAQEKVAKAYLDKKNWAKKTLHNIAHSGKFSSDRTIEDYVRDIWHIHKVEVPQIEE from the coding sequence ATGAGATTTGATGCAGAATTATTCAGAAAAAACTTGGCAGCCCGCCTTCGCCGTCAATACGGAAAAGATATTTCTCAGGCGACAAATCACAACCTTTTTGATGCGGTGAGCGCGTCTGTTCAAGAACTCATAATTCCTGCATGGATGGCAACTCGCCGTCAATACGAAAAAAAGCCAGTAAAGCAGGTTTATTATCTTTCTGCTGAATTTTTGATGGGAAGAGCATTGAGCAACAACCTTTTGAATTTGGGCATAAAAGACGAAGTAAAAAAAGTCTTAAAAGATATGGACATAAATTATGACGTAATTGAAGACGAAGAACCCGATGCAGGGCTGGGTAACGGTGGTTTGGGGCGACTTGCAGCGTGTTTTTTGGATTCTCTTGCAACCCTCGACTATCCAGGACACGGTTATGGAATTCGCTACGAATATGGAATGTTTGAGCAGCGCATAGAAAAGGGCTATCAGGTAGAATATCCAGATAACTGGTTAAAACATCGCGACCCATGGGAAGTAAAAAGATCAGATTTGGAAGTTCGTGTAAAATTTGGTGGAGAAATAAAATACGGCAAAACTCCAGATGGGCAGGACAGATTCTATATAGAAAATGCAGAAGAAGTTATAGCAACTCCTTACGATATGCCAGTAGTTGGCTTCCAGACAAACACAGTCAACACGCTCAGACTTTGGCAGGCTTCAAGTCCCAACGGTTTTGACCTTCAGCTTTTTAATGAGATGCGCTACAACGAAGCGGTTTTTAATCAGAATAATGCAGAAAACATAACTCGTGTTCTCTATCCAAATGACAACGGACCTCAGGGAAAGACACTTCGCCTTAAACAGCAATACTTTTTCTGTTCGGCATCTTTACAGGATTTAGTTCATCACTATGTTATAAATTACGGCACCGACTTTTCTAAGTTTCCAGATTTGCATGCAATTCAACTAAACGATACTCATCCGGTTGTTGCAATCCCAGAACTCATGCGAATCTTAATGGATGAATACAGCATTGGTTGGGACGAAGCTTGGAACATAGTTTCAAAAACCTTTGCTTACACAAATCACACGATTCTTGCAGAAGCTCTTGAAAAGTGGGATATAAGCATATTCCAAAATTTGCTGCCAAGAATTTATCAGATTGTAGAAGAAATAAATCGCCGCTTTTTGATTGAATTGCGCTCAAGATATCCAGAAGATTACAAAAAGCAAAATCACATGTCCATAATCCACGATGGAAAAATTTACATGGCATGGCTTGCAATTCATTCTTGTTTTAGCGTAAACGGAGTTGCAAGTCTTCACACTCAACTTTTAAAAGAAAAAGAATTAAAAGATTGGTACGAGCTGTATCCTCAAAAGTTCAACAACAAAACCAACGGAATAACTCAGCGAAGATGGCTTTGCGATTCAAACCCTGAACTTTCAAAATTCATAACGAAGAGGATTGGGCACGGTTGGGAAAAAGATTTGACAAAACTGATTGAGCTTGAAAAATTTTGCGATGACGATGAAAGTTTGCGCGAATTGATTGAGATAAAACAGCACAATAAGGAAGTTTTAGTCGATTATTTAAAGCATACTCAAAACGATTTTCTTGACCCGGACAGCATTTTTGACGTTCAGGTTAAACGCTTGCACGAATATAAAAGACAGCTTTTGAATATTTTCCATATAATGTATCTGTACAATCGTATAACGCAAAATCCAACTTTTGACATTCCAAACAGAACATTCATCTTTGGTGCAAAATCTGCTTCTGGTTACAGGCGTGCTAAAATCATAATCAAGTTGATAAACACAGTTGCGGAGCGAGTAAACAACGACAGGCGCGTAGGCGGAAAATTGCGCGTTGTCTTTGTGGAAAATTACAGGGTTAGCGTTGCAGAAAAGATTTTCCCGGCAGCAGATGTTTCAGAGCAAATTTCTACCGCAGGAAAAGAAGCGTCTGGAACTTCAAATATGAAGTTCATGGTAAACGGAGCGTTAACCCTTGGAACAATGGATGGCGCAAATATCGAAATATTTGAAGAAGCAGGCAAAGAAAACGGATTCCCATTTGGACTTACTTCCGAAGATATCTTTAAGATGGAAAGCGAGCATTCATACAATCCACAAACATATCTCGAGCGAAATCCAGCGCTTGCAAAAGTTGTAAATCAGCTTATAGACGGAACTTACGACCCAACCCATCAGCTTTTTAAAGAAATACACGACTCTTTGATTTACGGCGTAGAAGGTCAGCGACCAGACCCTTATTATGTGCTTGCAGATTTTGAACTGTATGTAAAGGCTCAGGAAAAAGTTGCAAAAGCGTATCTGGACAAAAAAAATTGGGCTAAAAAGACCTTGCACAACATTGCGCATTCAGGAAAATTTTCTTCCGACAGAACGATAGAAGATTATGTTCGCGATATTTGGCACATACACAAAGTTGAAGTTCCTCAGATAGAAGAATAA
- a CDS encoding flavodoxin encodes MKAAVIYYSKSGKTKKIAEKIAQGKGADLFFIEPENPYGTYISSVIRAGKELKSKQAVGTKTKIFDFSKYEVIFIGFPIWHGTLPFFFQEYIKKCAIDGKRIIPFATATASGKESALLTLQNILPNSKITEYFYTSAIKKADVDKWLSELNL; translated from the coding sequence ATGAAAGCAGCGGTTATCTATTATTCAAAATCTGGAAAAACAAAAAAAATTGCAGAAAAAATCGCGCAGGGAAAAGGTGCAGATTTATTTTTTATTGAACCTGAAAATCCATACGGAACTTACATCTCGTCTGTCATACGTGCAGGAAAGGAACTAAAATCAAAACAAGCGGTAGGAACGAAGACCAAAATATTTGATTTTTCCAAATACGAAGTTATTTTTATCGGTTTTCCGATTTGGCATGGAACACTGCCATTTTTCTTTCAAGAATACATAAAAAAATGTGCAATAGACGGCAAGCGCATAATTCCTTTTGCAACAGCAACAGCCAGCGGAAAAGAGTCTGCTCTTTTGACTTTACAAAATATTCTTCCAAACTCAAAAATTACCGAATACTTTTATACGAGCGCCATAAAAAAAGCTGATGTGGATAAATGGCTGTCTGAATTAAATTTGTAG
- a CDS encoding MmcQ/YjbR family DNA-binding protein — protein sequence MDYSYVLKTAIPQNQKLLEYGFVQADETFTFKKLIADGEFYSLITLTKENLSAEVYESSTDERYALFDVVSANGSFVNKIRTEILDLINEIKEKCFLTVDIKQKYEEFLKFFFRTEPDFPWTDTPDYSVYRCQNKKWFALVMNIKFSSLGIKSDERAWVVNIKAQPEKIASLVDNKSIFPAYHMNKKYWLTILLTAVTDFTKLCELTKESFLLVNL from the coding sequence ATGGATTACAGTTATGTGTTAAAAACCGCAATTCCACAAAATCAAAAACTTTTGGAATACGGTTTTGTTCAAGCTGACGAAACTTTCACTTTTAAAAAGCTAATTGCCGATGGCGAGTTCTATTCGCTTATCACGCTTACAAAAGAAAATTTATCCGCAGAAGTGTATGAAAGTTCAACAGATGAACGATATGCACTTTTTGACGTTGTAAGTGCAAATGGAAGTTTTGTAAATAAAATTCGAACAGAAATTTTAGATTTGATAAACGAAATAAAAGAAAAATGTTTTTTAACTGTGGACATAAAACAAAAATATGAGGAATTCTTAAAATTTTTTTTTCGCACAGAGCCAGATTTTCCTTGGACAGATACTCCAGACTATTCGGTTTATCGCTGTCAAAATAAAAAGTGGTTTGCCCTCGTAATGAACATAAAATTTTCGAGTCTTGGAATAAAAAGCGATGAGCGCGCTTGGGTCGTAAACATAAAAGCTCAGCCAGAAAAAATTGCAAGTTTAGTAGATAATAAATCGATTTTTCCAGCCTACCACATGAACAAAAAATATTGGCTTACAATCCTCTTAACCGCGGTTACAGATTTTACAAAACTCTGTGAGCTTACAAAGGAAAGTTTTTTGCTAGTTAATTTGTAA
- a CDS encoding transporter substrate-binding domain-containing protein produces MKKIFTVALFAFVAAGLFVGCNKKESKKVEGGKVWIVATDTVFRPFEYTNAKNEFVGIDVDLLKAISEDQGFSYELHSLGWDAGVAAVQVGQADALIAGATIKQERIDSGWIFSDGYYDATQTFVVAKDSSISKFEDLAGKNVAVKNGTAGADFANSIKDKYGFKVSVFEDSPTMYQDVLLGNSVACVEDTPIMADNIKTGNLALKIPAGMESAGAPYGFAIMNPVNKELIDLFNAGLKNIKANGKYQEILDKYLK; encoded by the coding sequence ATGAAGAAAATTTTTACAGTTGCACTCTTTGCATTTGTTGCGGCAGGACTTTTTGTGGGTTGCAACAAAAAAGAATCGAAAAAGGTGGAAGGTGGGAAAGTTTGGATTGTCGCTACAGACACCGTTTTTAGACCATTTGAATACACAAATGCAAAAAATGAATTTGTGGGAATCGATGTTGACCTTTTAAAAGCGATTTCTGAAGATCAAGGTTTTTCTTATGAACTTCACTCTTTGGGATGGGACGCTGGCGTTGCAGCGGTGCAGGTTGGTCAAGCAGATGCTTTAATTGCTGGTGCTACAATAAAACAGGAGCGAATTGATAGCGGTTGGATTTTTTCTGACGGATATTATGATGCAACCCAAACTTTTGTAGTTGCAAAAGACAGCTCAATTTCAAAATTTGAAGACCTTGCAGGAAAAAATGTTGCTGTAAAAAATGGAACTGCTGGAGCAGATTTTGCAAATTCCATAAAAGACAAATACGGATTTAAAGTTAGCGTTTTTGAGGATTCACCAACAATGTATCAGGATGTACTTTTGGGCAACAGCGTTGCTTGCGTCGAAGACACTCCTATAATGGCAGACAACATAAAAACTGGAAATCTCGCATTAAAGATTCCAGCAGGAATGGAAAGTGCAGGCGCTCCTTACGGATTTGCAATTATGAATCCTGTAAACAAAGAATTGATTGACCTTTTTAACGCAGGTCTTAAAAACATAAAGGCAAACGGCAAATATCAAGAAATTTTAGATAAATATTTAAAATAA
- a CDS encoding amino acid ABC transporter permease: MLSIIQVYSFMLLRSLGYTLILCLWALVFAMVIGLIFALCNVSNNRFLNALGTVYVDAVRGVPLIVLAYFIYFGVPQAFRFAGINNFRLPALQAGTIALAMNCGAYMAEIFRAGIESIDVGQMEAGRSLGLSYSSTMRKIILPQAFKVMIPSIINQFIITLKDTSILSVIGYPELTNMGKTISGNTFKSLETWAIVGVMYMIVIITLSKVAKALERRLKRNAER, encoded by the coding sequence ATGCTGTCTATTATTCAGGTATATTCATTTATGCTTTTACGTTCACTCGGATACACCCTTATCTTGTGTTTGTGGGCGCTCGTTTTTGCTATGGTTATCGGGCTTATTTTTGCTCTTTGCAATGTTAGCAATAATCGTTTTCTTAATGCTTTGGGTACCGTCTATGTGGATGCTGTTAGAGGAGTTCCTTTAATAGTTTTAGCTTATTTTATTTATTTTGGAGTTCCACAGGCGTTTAGGTTTGCAGGTATAAATAATTTTAGACTTCCAGCTTTGCAGGCCGGAACAATCGCTTTGGCGATGAATTGCGGCGCTTACATGGCAGAAATTTTTAGGGCAGGAATTGAATCAATTGATGTTGGCCAAATGGAAGCAGGGCGAAGTCTGGGGCTTTCTTACTCTAGCACGATGCGAAAAATCATATTACCGCAGGCATTTAAAGTGATGATTCCTTCAATAATAAATCAATTTATAATAACCTTAAAAGATACATCAATTCTTTCTGTAATTGGATATCCCGAACTTACCAATATGGGTAAAACGATAAGCGGCAACACTTTTAAATCTTTGGAAACTTGGGCAATTGTTGGCGTTATGTATATGATTGTCATAATAACCTTGAGCAAAGTTGCAAAAGCTTTAGAGAGGAGATTAAAAAGAAATGCCGAGCGATAA
- a CDS encoding amino acid ABC transporter ATP-binding protein, protein MPSDKIKIHVENLRKTFGNLEVLKDISLDITEGEVVCIIGPSGSGKSTFLRCLNHLEVPTSGKIIVDGKDITDKKINLNKVRENIGMVFQHFNLFANKTVIQNLMLAPVELKKMTKQEAKINGMKLLQRVGLETKADAHPQQLSGGQKQRVAIARSLAMNPSVLLFDEPTSALDPEMVGEVLAVMKELANGGMTMIVVTHEMGFAREVADRVLFMDGGYIVEQGTAEQVLKNPKEERTKSFLEKVL, encoded by the coding sequence ATGCCGAGCGATAAGATTAAAATTCATGTTGAAAATTTGCGTAAAACTTTTGGGAACCTAGAAGTTTTAAAAGATATTTCTTTGGATATAACCGAAGGCGAGGTTGTATGCATAATAGGTCCCAGTGGTTCAGGAAAATCAACTTTTTTGCGTTGCTTAAATCATTTGGAAGTACCAACTTCTGGAAAGATAATTGTAGATGGCAAAGACATAACAGATAAAAAGATAAACCTAAATAAAGTTCGAGAAAATATTGGAATGGTTTTTCAGCATTTCAATCTTTTTGCAAACAAGACTGTAATCCAGAATCTTATGCTTGCTCCTGTTGAATTAAAAAAAATGACAAAGCAAGAAGCCAAAATCAATGGAATGAAACTTTTACAGAGAGTTGGACTTGAGACAAAAGCAGATGCACATCCTCAACAACTTTCTGGCGGACAAAAACAAAGAGTTGCAATCGCACGTTCTCTTGCTATGAATCCTTCTGTTTTGCTTTTTGATGAACCGACCAGTGCTCTTGATCCAGAGATGGTTGGGGAAGTTCTTGCTGTAATGAAAGAATTGGCAAATGGAGGAATGACAATGATTGTCGTAACTCATGAAATGGGGTTCGCCCGCGAGGTTGCCGACAGGGTTTTATTTATGGACGGTGGTTACATAGTAGAGCAGGGAACGGCAGAGCAGGTTTTAAAAAATCCAAAAGAAGAACGTACAAAGAGTTTTTTGGAAAAAGTTTTATAA